The following is a genomic window from Carassius gibelio isolate Cgi1373 ecotype wild population from Czech Republic chromosome B7, carGib1.2-hapl.c, whole genome shotgun sequence.
TAACATGCTGGAGAACGGGGATCGAGGGTAAGTGAAATCTTTCCTGTGTCCGTTTCAAAGCTTAACCAAAACGGCCCCCTGGTTTGAATGGGTGAGCAAAGTTAGGCCGGGGTGTGTATGTGTCTATGTAAGTGTGTGAGCTTCTCTTTTAGGTCTCCCTCTCCCACCCATTTGCTTTCTATCcttttctcattttctctctctccctctcttttgctaacacccccccccctccctctcgATGAACGACGGGCAGAAGTAGACAGAAGCAAATGCCTTCTGCAACTGTGCTGACGTGATCATTTGACTCATACCTTAAATAGGCTGCCCTTTATGAGATGGAAGTGTGTTTGTCAGGGTTGATTAGAACTAAAagcattaaatgtataatattcacTATTATAAGTTTGGGGAAAATGTTGGGTTTTTGTGTAGCACAATTTTAGTCACACCTTAGCCTGCATTTTGCTTCTGATAaacttacttttttttactgtgaacTTCAGCTTCATAGTAAAGGCTTAAATatctttaatcaaaattttaagaatgtgttttggtGTGTTACAACCGTGAGAatgaattattttgcaattaaatctCGATTTCTGCTGACATTAGAACTTCATCACACTACATAGGGTGTGGTGTACTTAAAAGAAAAATTTCAAGTCCTTCAAAAATACTTGGTGTTTCTTTTTCTCTACCACAACAGTTGATGATATAAATatcaaatactttttttgccCTTTCAACTTTCGTCAGTTATTAGTTTTGagctaattaaaaatgtaatttgtttttactAAAACAGTAATCATTGTGGTTTTCCTACTTAATTGATGCCACATTTATGTTGGTCTAGTGTTGTTGGTGTAAGCttccttttttgaaaaaaaaaaaaaaagtagtgataGTAAATTTTACAagcaaaataacaacaaaaaataaggtaaaaacagtgaaatgtaGTGATGGGCCCTTTCTGCCATTTACCTTTTACACACTACAACAATTTATCTGTCATATGCCCTCATCATTCAAACACCACAGATTTATAATACAATAATCTTGATCTGGTAGTCACACTTTTTAAAATCAGATGTTTCTCTCATTTTTCTTATCTTCCTCCCCCTATTATCATCCTCCAAAATTAAAACCTTCTCTGTTCTGGAATATACTGCGAACCTTAAACGTAGTATTTTTGTAACttcttattttttgttaatgtataCTTGCCACTTTTGTTGGCAAATTGTCTTTTATAGATGTTTTGAAAATTATTCTTTATGAATTGTGCAGTCATTCTTTTCTTTCTGTCctcttatttgtttttacatttggacAAATTTTACTCCTAATCCCAGGAATCCTTTAATTTAATGTAACCTTTTTCTTGGgaacaattattttattgaataattaaaataGGCAATTTTATAATACTGTATGTGTAATACTAATAGATACTTTAACTTTTATTATAGTGATACTTAATTCTGTTTCACAATATTAAGCCTGAGAAGTTTAAAAATTAGagatgtagtgtttttttttttttggtggtggcgggggtgggggtggggggtagtaaaaataaataaataaaatgtttactcaCAGTAAATTATTCCCATGGTAATAAAGCCATTTTGACAGGCGCTAGTTTTCTCTCCTCATCTCCCCCCTTTGTTATTATCCTCCATTTTGTCTTCATCCTCAACATCCATTTTAGGACAGTGTGTGCACAATAACTCACTTATTAAGTCTCACAGGGCATTATTCAAATGGCATGAAAAGATGTGGGTGACCACGAGCTTCCTCATAATTGTCTGTGCTAAAGAAATAGCAGTAATACTGTCACTCTTTGCTGTCAAAcaacttttattacattttattacaatctGTTCACATCACATTCTCATCAAATTTTCAtctgtcattattttctttttttgataacCTGACACTAAATATCCATAAGACATTTCTGtattacacatatttaattttGTGCCTAATCTTATCCTAGTGAGGACCAGTGGAGTCTGTCGTCATCTTTTTATTTAGCCCAGAGTGCCCTGTAGCAGCACATCATGGTTTGTAAGTTCTAAGGGCAAATTCCAAATTATGATGTGCTGTCACCGGGAGCCTGGGAGTTTCTTCATTAACACGACAGCATTAAACACCTAGTGTTCTGCTTGTATCATAATTCACAGTCTAATAAATGCATCGGAGGGtaagcctctttttttttttatatatatatatatatatatatatatatatatatatatatatatatatatataaagtaacaaGTGGATTGAGATGCAGTctgaattgtttaaatatttctttagAATTGGGTTAAAACTGTCTTTCAGGCTTGTGAATAAAAATGtgacaaaacagttttttttttttttttttaactcgaaTGATATTTTTACAAATGACCAGACACACAATAAATGATTCATGACTGAATCACCAGGTGTGGCTTAGGTGGTCCCTTCAGCGAGTTATTTCCAGACAGCTGGGAATTCACATCCTGTATTTGTTAGTCTATATTTTAGGAGATCAGCATTGCCTTTTACTGTGATAGTGTAACCATTCAAGCTGTTGAATTAATCTGCATATATTTTGTATGTTCCTTTCGTCCTCTTTCCTCCCTTGGACCACTTGATGTCTCAGTGTGCCTGACAGTAGCAGCACATCAATATTGGCAGCTGCCCTCTCCCTGGGTTGCCAGTATGGTTTGTGCTGCTCCCGTCAGACAGACACACTCAGCGACTCTTCAGTTATTTGGAGCAGTACGGAAAGCACCTGTCcagaaattaaattgtattttacctCGACAATGTCAAGATTAAAATGAAAGCCCTTCTTTTTGTTCAATTTTGCCTGAAAATGTCTTAGAGAAAAgcttaacattaaaaataacaaagccTTATTTgagtgaaaatattttatttacagtacaaaaaaaaagcaaagtaatTGTGGTTTTAGTTGGTCTCCAATAGACTGGTTAAAGCCAAACTGTGCCATCTTCACTGTTCTGCTTTTAGAAATGCAATTCTTATACAGATCTGATTTTACACCATGGCTGGTTGATTTCATGAGATTATCAGTCACACACTTAGTGAGGTTATTATAACCAATGAGGAAGAACAGAGATGTTGGCAGAAAGTGTCACTGTGCTGTGGGATTGTTTGAGGACATCAGATGGACTGTATTTTACTCTTTTCAAACACAAAATCAAATCTTTTTAATGCTGATTTAGCTGTTCTTAATGTTCCAACATTAGTAGGGCTAAGACGATATGACCAATTTGTTAACAGTCCAattatgcaaaagttattagacTATGCCCACAGACCGTTTCAGATCAGATCGATAACACCGATCAAAACACCCTAAGTCAACATAAGACAACTTGCTTAAACTGCACTTATGAAGTGGAAAATGCCACAGAAGTTTCCAGAAAAGCCTGGATGAAGATCATCTTAAGTTAAACCTCAGTCtaaaagtagtatttttttttttatttttttttggttttgtaaaaaattaaataaaagtatattatgAGGTAAACAGACCAAAGATATTACAAAATGTCTAAGGGAAAAACAACTCAAAAACCAACCCCCTCCCCCTCCTTTTTTTAAGCAATATACGAAGCAAAGCATTAACAcacaaaacaatacatttaaagttttttGCACAACTTTCCCCCAAAAACAAAGCAATGGTCATGATACTTTATTGATAATggttaaaaaaattacacaataaTGTCTTTAcagtaatttgttttaaaattatacattttggaCCCAGAacagaaatatttattaagcaaaaTTTGCCAGCCTCTTAAAACTGTGTCCTTCATTGGTAAAATATGCCTAGCTTCACTATTAACTTAGAAATGAGTCTTTCCTGGAAAAAAGAGAACTGTCTCCAGATTAAAAAACGCAAGTTTCTTGAACCCCGCACTGAAGTGACATGATTAGTTCCTTTTCCTGATTGCATGTTGCAGAAGATTTCAGCGGGATAACAATGGCAAGTCACTGGAATTCATGATGAGACTGGAGTCGAGATTTAGACTAtctgctgggaaaaaaataaatacagatattGTGTTCCCCTGGGAACGGGGGGACTGAAAGATTTTCAaaatttagagagaaaaaaaaaagtttcttaccTTGATCAAAATTGAGCTTTTTAGATGTGGAACTATCACCCAAGCCCTCGATATCTACCAGATCGCTGTTGGCATCAGAGTCATTCAGTGCGCTGAGAGTGACATCTGAGGAAACATTATATGAATGCAGTAGTTACATTGTACTATTCAAAATGCTGAAAATTGTTTAGGTTGAATGAGATAAAGTAATAAGTTGATCTGAAAGAGTAAAATGAACAACACAACTGAATGCATTAAGAAGTTCTTACCTGCTGTCTTTGATGACTTAATGTTAGATGGACCTGTGGTTGGCCGCTGTAAACCCGCAGTCACCACAACCTGAGAGGATGGCACAGCAATGACTTTAGGTGGGGCTGGGGGAGCCATAGAAACCGCCACCTTCTTGCTACTCTTCTTTGGGGAATCAGTGGGTAAAGGAGCTCCAATATCTTCATAAATCTTCCTCTTGACTGTTGCTTTCATTTGTGCCCTAATGTTTGAGAAATGTCTAATTACCATAGATGCTGACGAGCTACACAATGAATAATGATGGTTTATGGCCtacagacataaacataaaaaaaatctaaagtatattgaatatattaaaacatcataattttttTGGCTTTTCTGAATTTACACAAGGAACGCTGATCAAGAAACCAGCATTCCTTTCCAGATTTAAGGTATTATAActgcattaaaaagttaatttcacCTCCACTTGAAGAAGACACCATTATTGAGATTTAAAGActccttaagttttttttttttttttggtaatcttaATGTGTTAAAGTAATCTCAAACTCTGTGTGTAATACCCATAAAATCATTGAAAACAATACTTAATCTTGT
Proteins encoded in this region:
- the zgc:92664 gene encoding chromatin complexes subunit BAP18 isoform X2; amino-acid sequence: MTSASTKVGEIFSAAGAAFTKLGELTMQLHPVADISPAGAQMKATVKRKIYEDIGAPLPTDSPKKSSKKVAVSMAPPAPPKVIAVPSSQVVVTAGLQRPTTGPSNIKSSKTADVTLSALNDSDANSDLVDIEGLGDSSTSKKLNFDQDSLNLDSSLIMNSSDLPLLSR
- the zgc:92664 gene encoding chromatin complexes subunit BAP18 isoform X1; the encoded protein is MTSASTKVGEIFSAAGAAFTKLGELTMQLHPVADISPAGAQMKATVKRKIYEDIGAPLPTDSPKKSSKKVAVSMAPPAPPKVIAVPSSQVVVTAGLQRPTTGPSNIKSSKTADVTLSALNDSDANSDLVDIEGLGDSSTSKKLNFDQADSLNLDSSLIMNSSDLPLLSR
- the zgc:92664 gene encoding chromatin complexes subunit BAP18 isoform X3, which produces MTSASTKVGEIFSAAGAAFTKLGELTMQLHPVADISPAGAQMKATVKRKIYEDIGAPLPTDSPKKSSKKVAVSMAPPAPPKVIAVPSSQVVVTAGLQRPTTGPSNIKSSKTADVTLSALNDSDANSDLVDIEGLGDSSTSKKLNFDQGEHNICIYFFPSR